A single window of uncultured Pseudodesulfovibrio sp. DNA harbors:
- a CDS encoding MucR family transcriptional regulator, whose translation MEDYLKEALEIVKAQASVRTMTEDEITSMVQKLAAGIKAIADGENISTADSPVIDPKKAIREKSILCCVCGKTFKVITKKHLASHDLTPEEYREKFGYKKKLPLVCKSLQRERRKKMKEMKLWTKRGKNK comes from the coding sequence ATGGAAGACTATCTAAAAGAAGCGCTGGAAATAGTTAAAGCTCAGGCAAGTGTTCGTACAATGACGGAAGATGAAATAACTTCCATGGTTCAAAAACTTGCTGCGGGTATCAAGGCTATCGCAGACGGCGAAAATATTTCAACAGCCGACTCGCCAGTAATAGACCCTAAAAAAGCTATTAGAGAAAAATCCATCCTTTGCTGTGTTTGCGGTAAAACATTCAAAGTAATTACAAAAAAGCACCTCGCCAGTCATGACCTGACTCCGGAAGAATACCGAGAGAAATTTGGATATAAGAAAAAATTACCGTTGGTATGCAAATCCCTTCAACGTGAACGCCGCAAAAAAATGAAGGAAATGAAGCTTTGGACGAAACGAGGCAAAAACAAGTAA